GAACCAAATGGTGCTAGAAATGAACAGATCTGAAGAAAACCTTAGCTAAAACGATAGATTTGAGTAGATCTAGACAAGAACGAGATGATTTCTACTCGTTCGAGTCtgggatggcgccaaatgatgcgaCATCGACTCCGACCACTTGCTCTGAGGATGTGCTTCTATGCCGGAGACGGATCTGCGAGGTCACAACACAGAGATGCGTTAGAGCTGCCCTAGGGACTGTTCCCCGGGAGCGGACTCCGACGATCAAGATAGATCATCTAGAAGAACTAAGATGGTCCTCCATAgttggagagaaccatcttggtgtcggtggtggtgtatggtggctGACGGCGACGGGTGGCGGCTGAGCCGCCAGGCCGGAGTATAGTGTGGTGGCTGAGCCAAGGGGAAGATctagtggcggctgagccactTTGGGAAGAGTCCTCGGGAAAGGTCTAGTGGTGGCTGAACCACTTGGGGAAGAGAGAGTCTAGGAAAAAGGCCCTCCTTCATGGATGAGGCACTATTCTATTTATAATGGACAATTAGGTCAAGGGGAATTAGGTCAGTCCTTGGGCCAAcccaattcaggcccaactagcaaggagctggGCAAGGCTGAACGAAGGCGCTGGGCGGGGCTAGTGGGCGTGCCACAGGCAAGGCTGGCAGGCGCGCACCAGGAAAGGCTGGCAGGGGAGTGCAAGGCGAGGGAGCGCTAGGATGGGCCAGCAGAAGAGTCCCCAGCGTGGATGGCATGGGAGCGCTAGATAAGGCTGGCAAGGGAACGCCAGGCAGGGCTGGCAGGAGCGTGCCAGGCCAAGCTGGCGCTCTAGAGCAGTCTAGGCTATGCTAATGGACCATATGTCATATCCAGGTATATTAGTCCTCTCtgggttttggctcgggtgggtcgGGTTACGTGTCGCTTGGATCTTTCAGATGAGCTCGGTCACATTCATAGCACGTTCCTTGTCTCTCAgatgcggaagtgcttagtggatgattttGCAGTGGTATctttggaggatatttaggtggatgaccgcctgaactatattgagcgACCGGTCATGATTCTTGATTGGAAGACGAAATCCTTGAGGAacaaacttgttgagttggtaaaggtgcaatgacaGCACCACAAGCGTCtaaagtggacttgggagccgaaggatgagatgagggagcactacccgaaATTATTTGGAGCAGTGGACTTCGAGGAAGaaatctgattcaagtgggggagaattgtaacacttggaTTATGTATGTTTCCTTTTAGCCCTTCGTATTTAAAGtattgcatttttggtccttgtggCTACTACGCGAGGCATACCATAGTGTATGCTTAACATACTAGCGAGGGTGTGATCGCGGGTTCGagcctcgtacgttgggcgtaatctggccaacttgaaaccctaaattttagggtttaaccCCTATATAAGCTCATTAAGTCCCATGAGCTTGGCCTCTTACCAACCTTCATATGCCCTAAACCCTAAATATCGATCCTTAGCCATCATTTTGTGTCTTTGATCTCTTGAGAAGAAAAGTTTGTGTTTTATTACTCATTTTGAAGGGATAGAAGTAGAATGAAGGTGCATTGCTTGGTGTGAAGCTTAGAGATCCTTATTCTTTTTGTAagtcatttgaggtaaaaagatCTTATCTTGACAACTCTTTGTATGGATCTTCTTTTGGACTTGTTTATGGcctttttagtcccttttggttgGTTCTTATGAGCTAGGGTCGTTTCAGAAGTCTAACCTTGTAGATCTTGGCATTTTAGGGtccccttgttcataaaaatgcaagcttggaggtgtttatggactcatgcatgtgttaagaccctTTGTTAAGTTATTTTGAGCTCTAAAgctccattaagccatgcatgcacataaattaGGCAATTTTATGTGATAAACCACCTTAGAGAAGTCATATCTAGGTTTTGGGTCGAAGTCTTAACCAAATAAGTACTGAATAAGGAAGGTTAGCAAAGtcgaggagtacgctgggcgtacaagctgGTATGCCGTGCGTACAAGCCTCCATGAGAGTACATTAGCGTACGaactgagtacgccccacgtactcaacaGTTGGACTTCAGATGGTTTGGGCTCACAGTGTTGGGCCATGATTGGACTATGGATGATTAGGGTATTGTTGAGCCATCAAAATGTTATTTTAGGCTAAAGATaaaaggggtttgggcccaatttggaaaaatggGCCATATGCGGGCTTTGAGTGATTATTTTGGAAATTTTGCATTTGGACGTTTGGATTGGGCTTTGGCCTTGAGGCCAAGTTatggaaagggtaaaaaggtcttttatcctagtttggactcttagtgtgGGTTGGGATCCGATTATTGATTGGATGATTAGTTTGTGATTGTTAGCGCGATGACTTTAGCGGGCCAACAGCCAAGGATTCTTTTTGTGAGATTCGGCAGTGCaatgtgagtttcctcaccatgtttagcgggtctacggcaccaatgccgacccatgatcAGTGATGCTAGGATACTAGATGTCTATGTGACTCTTGTATATGTATGtgcttatatgatttgtatgttgggcggggcccgatatGTGGGGTTGGGGGCATTATACTCATTGGACGGGGCCCGATATGCGAGTTTGGGTGGGGCCTATTATACTAAGTGGGCAGACCCCGTTATTCTAGTATATGGGAGGTCCGTTAGTCTCATTGGGCGGGGTccgttatgtgtttatttgtgtatgatatgtggtatgttgggcaactcaataagctttgtgcttacggttttcattttatgtttcaggtacttatggTTTCAAAGGGAAGAGTCTgtgatgattgcagagcacataCACCTCGTTTCgtattttgtgatttactcttaTATGATATGACGATTGATACATttgttttatttggatttttatgatgatgtttttgggatattagttttattaatttaaaaatgaaatttttgggtcttattgtTAGGACGTTtcattattatttttgtaaataagtgtgttttttttgtttgagcagGTTGTTATACTGGATCAAGTGACCACTGAATATTCACATGTTTCATTCTATTTAGCCCTTACACTCGGTGACATCTAATCTCAaattttgatttgatttgttttcaTTTTTACAAAATTGCCATCCACAAATCAGATCATTTTACATAGGAATGGAAAAGAATGTTATGCATGCATCGACAAATCACCCTTTCTGCGTCTCTTGAGGGGGTTCAATTTCTAATAATGAGACAATAATACTCCTATAGAATCTAGTATTGTAAGATTTAAAttgtttatattattattattattatatgataactcTTTTTTACCACATAATTACATCAATGGACTTTTTTCTTATTACGATATCATACTTTGTGAAAATTGttttatatatgtatgatattgCTATAATTTTGTATATTTGTCAAAGTTCGatgctataatagaaaaaaataaaaatacgatGCTATAATAAACTAATCAATTAACCAACATTACATAAATGATCTATTTATAACAAagttacacaaatggtccctatacATGAGACAAATTTACAGAAATACCGTCCGTGGTTCACCATGGGATCACCCTAGTtgcttttaaaaagaaaataaatattcgatttatcatataatttaatgATTTTTTTCTAACAAATAATTAAACTGAGTAAGGGTATATtcgaaaaaaatagaaaaaaaaatcataaatttgttTAAACTTTATTctatagtttatttatttatttatttatttattattattatttttttgaactTATCAACCAAATAAACAACCTTTAGAAGCATGCCAAACAAAACATTCATAGTATTAATCGGTTTAAATTAGGTCATTTAATTCTCGCACATCAAAGAGTGGTCTATTGATGCATTATCTAgggttttgaaagaaaaaaaaaagggacCAAGGCTAAAATCGAGAAAAACAAAAGAGGGGGTGTTTAATGACAATTTTGCCCTTTATGCGTTTTACTTATAAACCTGtgtattagggtttcttccatttGTTCAGCCGACTGCAGGAGAGCGCCGCTGCCCTTCGTTACAGAGACCACCACATTACAGGTAATGCGATGGCTTTCGCTTGCTTCATCAGTTTAATTGCTTAGAACCCAAGCACATTTACTTtgttcctttttgttattttgattctgttTGAATGTCTTACAAACGAATAATGTTCATCGAAGAGTAGTGTGTACCTTGGTTCGTATGTATTTTCGGTGCCCGATAAATTTTAATTTGTTACATTATGCTCTGTTTAATTAGGGGTGCCTTATGCTACTGGATTTCTTTGATATGAGTTGCCATTGAATTTAATCTAAGGGTTTTGTTAGCTCGCGAATTATCGACTTGAAGGTTTTGTATGAAATGAGTGATTTTGTACCTGATTAGTAGTAGGACCAATCTGTTTGGATCAAACAGTTGAGGTTTCATTTGTTTATACCATCAAAGGTTCACTGCTTTGTGGCTTCATCTTCATTCCTCGTTGATAACTATCGACACCCACAATAACCATTGGAAAGTAGCCCAAAGAAAGAAAATTAAATAGTCTTTGCTGATAGTGTGCATTTAAGTCTTCCATCATTCCATGGTGTAAACGAATTTTCGTTTCTATGCCGTTTTTCAGGTAAGAATCAATGGCACCACAGCAGAGGAAACCCCATGTCAGCAGGAACCCTGATCTAATCAGAGGTGTGGGCAAGTATTCACGCTCACAAATGTACCACAAGAGGGGTCTTTGGGCCATCAAGGCCAAAAATGGTGGTGCTTTCCCTAAGCATGAGAAAAAAGCCATTGCTGCTGCACCAACTGAGAAGCCACCAAAGTTCTATCCAGCTGATGATGTGAAGAAACCCCTTGTCAACAAACGCAAAGCCAGACCCACCAAGCTCAGGTCCATAATCTATATACTATTCACTCTAAATAGATATACTGCAGTGATATTTATTTATATGTATACATTCTATATATTATGTGTATTGAGTATGTTTGTTATATGTATGTGTTCAGAGCCAGTATTACTCCTGGAACTGTGCTGATCATATTGGCTGGGAGGTTCAAGGGGAAAAGAGTTGTTTTCTTGAAACAACTTACATCTGGACTGCTATTGGTTACAGGTAAAAATAAGTCTTCTTATTGAGTTTCAGATTCTTTTTTGCAATGGTTATCTGAACTTGTACCCTACCTTTCTTTTTTTAGGTCCTTTTAAGATCAATGGTGTTCCTTTGAGGAGGGTAAATCAGTCATATGTGATTGCTACATCAACCAAGGTCGACATCTCGGGGGTGAATGTGGAGAAGTTTGATGACAAGTACTTTGGAAAGAAAACTGAAAAGAAGAAGACCAAAGGAGAGGGCGAGTTTTTTGAAGCAGAGAAAGAGGTAACTTTACTTTGACTACAAAAGATTGTAGCTTTTGTTCCATTGACATCatgttttgactttttttttttttaattcgtgTATAGGAAAAGAGCTTGCTCCCACAGGAGAAAAAGGATGACCAGAAATCCGTGGATGCAGCTTTGATAAAGACCATTGAGGCTGTTCCTGATTTGAAAAGCTATTTGGGTGCAAGATTTTCACTCAAGGCAGGCATGAAACCACATGAGCTTGTCTTTTAGATGAAATGTCTTTGAGttaattttgttttcttgatTATGTTTGTGTAAGCTCTAGATTTTGAGGCTGCATTCTGTCAGTTTTTGATGGTTGTCAACAATGAAATTACCTTTTTGCAATTGAATTTTGGTATCTATAATCTGCATCCTCTTCAAAACATTATAATTCCAAAATTGTTCTGTATTTGAATTACATTGCTATAGTTTGAAGATTTCAAGACTAGGACtacaatgttgtaataaaaaGAAATAGAAGTAGGATGCTATACTAAACATACCCAAGAAATTATTTTGATCTAGACGTGTTCATAGAAGGGaaaaacatttattattataattaattgaACATTACATAGAAACTGAAGTCAAACATGTTAAAAAACCAAAACGAGGAAAGATTCTTGCTTTTGCTTGATGATTTGATGCCAGTTAGAGTAAGCTATCCGTTTGAGCTGGTAGTCTCTTAAAGAAGTTGCTAGGAACCGATGGCAACTTGCTTCTAAACTTAGGGTGTCTTAACATGTATAATCCCCCACCTAAAGCCACCACCCTAACAGGAGTCACATAAAGAACAACAGCTAAACAAAGGCAAAAAACGACAAAGAGACTTGTAGCTCGAGGGTCTCTCCAGCTAAGCAAAGACCCTATACGTTCTCCTTGTGTAGCCAAATCTCCTACAACTGTTTGAATCCTCCCAGCAATGCTTCGAATCCGGTCGTATCTCATTCGGACTACATCTGGTGGTCTTGATGTTGGAAACGTGTCGAACTCTTCATCGAGTTCGTCAGGGTGCACCGCCTCAGCCCACGAAAGTTTTGGGTCCATATGAGGCGGGTGTCGGGCTCGGAACCTGTAGTTCCATAACCCGATCAAGAACATGTAGAGGCAGATAGTCGGAAGTATCAGCTCGGGATACCATAACAATATCAAAAACAAGATATGAACGAGGACTGTCGTGATCGGGTTTTTCCATTCCCGAACGTTGTTGAACCACCGACTAACAGAAAATAATCCCGAAAGCAACGCCATGATTCGAAAGAAGTTCGCTTTGCTTCTTCTCATGCTCCACATGTGAGAATCCACATCTAACATGTACTCAACTACCTCTTTCCGAAGGGGTGGTTCGGCTCGACCTAGACGCGCCGCCACTATGTTCATGGCTTGGTACCTTAATGTTTCGACTTGGTTAACTGTTAACGGGTTCAAGTAATGCATCTTGGGCAATAAAGGGTGTGCATAGATGTACACCATGTTGGCTAGTGATAACGTGGTGAACCGAACCGCAAGTTGGAGCTCACCCATCTTCTTCACCCCAGAGGGGTGAAGTACGAGAAGTGGGTATGAATGTGTGTATATTCGATGAGCTTCGAGAGTAGATATCCGAATCCTGACCTTCCCGATTCTTGAATCTCGTCCTGTATCTGATTTCTCGGCTCCCAAATGACAATTGTCGAAAACACCGAGTGTGATGACCGTACACGGATCGTAAACTTCCCATGTATATTGCTCGTTCCATTTAGGGTTCAACGTGTCAAGAAACGTTCGTGTCCGAACCCATTTTTGTCCGTACTTCGCCACACAATAAGCATCGGTGGACCCTCGCCCATCATGCATCTTCATCGGAAGCAAGCCTTCTGCGCCCAAAATTCCAACTTCGAGAACACCACACGGCTGCTTCCATAGTTGTTTAGCGGTCGGTCGTTGATCGCTTATATACAACGTCGATTCATCTAAAACATGGTATCCCCCTTCTAAGCAAACCCTAATATGCAATCTACTAGAAAACCTAGTTTCACCGAGTCCATACTTCTCAAGATTGAACCATCGAGAATGAACTGGCCGATGATCAAGTCGCTTCTCGAACATTGTCAAAGGTAGACTCAATGCCCCGAGAACCTCATCTCTCGAAGGATGAACCCGATCCTCAACGGTGAGAACCAAATGTTCCTCAAATGGCTCGGCTGCAACAAACACAAAATCTTCATTCCATAGAGGATTCATTGTACGTACGG
The genomic region above belongs to Lactuca sativa cultivar Salinas chromosome 4, Lsat_Salinas_v11, whole genome shotgun sequence and contains:
- the LOC111886755 gene encoding 60S ribosomal protein L6, whose amino-acid sequence is MAPQQRKPHVSRNPDLIRGVGKYSRSQMYHKRGLWAIKAKNGGAFPKHEKKAIAAAPTEKPPKFYPADDVKKPLVNKRKARPTKLRASITPGTVLIILAGRFKGKRVVFLKQLTSGLLLVTGPFKINGVPLRRVNQSYVIATSTKVDISGVNVEKFDDKYFGKKTEKKKTKGEGEFFEAEKEEKSLLPQEKKDDQKSVDAALIKTIEAVPDLKSYLGARFSLKAGMKPHELVF
- the LOC111886754 gene encoding FT-interacting protein 1, whose product is MIRLRNRQMNHEPVPGVPPLQQDDYKLKDTSPQLGERLATTYDLVEQTYHLYVRVVKAKDLPVGSDPYVEVKLGNYRGRTRHFEKRPNPEWNQVFAFSKDRVQSSTLEVYVKDKETFGRDDYIGKVVFDLNEIPTRVPPDSPLAAQWYRLTDRRGQGEIMVAVWMGTQADEAFPEAWHSDASSAHGEGVFNVRSKVYVSPKLWYLRVNVIEAQDVISNDRSRVPDVSVKAQVGNQTLRTKISSVRTMNPLWNEDFVFVAAEPFEEHLVLTVEDRVHPSRDEVLGALSLPLTMFEKRLDHRPVHSRWFNLEKYGLGETRFSSRLHIRVCLEGGYHVLDESTLYISDQRPTAKQLWKQPCGVLEVGILGAEGLLPMKMHDGRGSTDAYCVAKYGQKWVRTRTFLDTLNPKWNEQYTWEVYDPCTVITLGVFDNCHLGAEKSDTGRDSRIGKVRIRISTLEAHRIYTHSYPLLVLHPSGVKKMGELQLAVRFTTLSLANMVYIYAHPLLPKMHYLNPLTVNQVETLRYQAMNIVAARLGRAEPPLRKEVVEYMLDVDSHMWSMRRSKANFFRIMALLSGLFSVSRWFNNVREWKNPITTVLVHILFLILLWYPELILPTICLYMFLIGLWNYRFRARHPPHMDPKLSWAEAVHPDELDEEFDTFPTSRPPDVVRMRYDRIRSIAGRIQTVVGDLATQGERIGSLLSWRDPRATSLFVVFCLCLAVVLYVTPVRVVALGGGLYMLRHPKFRSKLPSVPSNFFKRLPAQTDSLL